Proteins found in one Microbacterium sp. SSM24 genomic segment:
- a CDS encoding Gfo/Idh/MocA family protein, whose protein sequence is MKFGVIGAGTFGSRHIQAFDRHPDVELVGVLDLNRELAENAVANFASGPVPVFTDIDEFLAIDGLEAVSVATPDHLHTAPAVAAAKAGKHLLVEKPLATSVEDAKAIVDAAKEGGGILMVDFHNRVNPPFVDAYQAVRDGRVGQVKYVYARLSNTVTIASMIKWASSSSSLWFLASHMVDVAQWIVGERIVKVTARALTGTLEARGINTPDLFVIMAEFESGALAVFEHAWILPAGNPTNTDLKFEVLGSDGAVYIDTTHNRTVEIHTADSLDYPAVLVPPYGPRLTGFVLDAIAQFVDAAHGRGEVLATGEEGLQVTAVLRAILDSIESGEPVNVEAV, encoded by the coding sequence ATGAAGTTCGGCGTCATCGGCGCCGGGACCTTCGGGTCCCGTCACATCCAAGCCTTCGATCGGCACCCCGACGTCGAACTCGTCGGCGTCCTCGACCTCAATCGCGAGCTGGCCGAGAACGCGGTCGCGAACTTCGCGTCCGGGCCCGTCCCGGTGTTCACCGACATCGACGAGTTCCTCGCCATCGACGGACTCGAGGCGGTGTCCGTCGCGACCCCCGACCACCTCCACACGGCGCCGGCCGTCGCCGCCGCGAAGGCGGGCAAGCACCTCCTCGTGGAGAAGCCGCTCGCGACCAGCGTCGAGGACGCGAAGGCCATCGTCGACGCCGCGAAAGAGGGCGGCGGCATCCTCATGGTGGACTTCCACAACCGGGTCAACCCGCCGTTCGTCGACGCCTACCAGGCTGTCCGAGACGGGCGAGTCGGCCAGGTCAAGTACGTCTACGCGCGACTGAGCAACACGGTCACCATCGCCTCGATGATCAAGTGGGCGTCCTCGTCGTCATCGCTGTGGTTCCTTGCCAGTCACATGGTCGACGTGGCGCAGTGGATCGTGGGCGAGCGCATCGTGAAGGTGACCGCTCGCGCGCTGACCGGGACCCTGGAGGCGCGCGGAATCAACACGCCCGACCTCTTCGTGATCATGGCCGAGTTCGAGTCCGGGGCGCTGGCCGTGTTCGAGCACGCCTGGATCCTCCCCGCGGGGAACCCCACCAACACCGACCTCAAGTTCGAGGTGCTCGGCTCCGATGGCGCGGTCTACATCGACACCACCCACAACCGCACGGTCGAGATCCACACGGCCGACTCCTTGGACTACCCGGCCGTCCTGGTCCCTCCGTACGGTCCGCGGCTCACCGGGTTCGTGCTGGATGCGATCGCACAGTTCGTCGATGCGGCACATGGTCGCGGCGAGGTCCTCGCGACGGGGGAGGAAGGTCTCCAGGTGACGGCGGTGCTGCGAGCGATCCTCGATTCGATCGAGTCCGGCGAGCCCGTGAACGTCGAGGCAGTCTGA
- a CDS encoding N-acetylmuramic acid 6-phosphate etherase, whose translation MATTSEASRRTPATEERNPRSAGLEDMSTIQILELLNAEDQRAITAVAETVPALGALVDDAVDRVRGGGRVHYFGAGTSGRLGVLDAAELVPTFGIDPLQVQAHIAGGAEAITRAVEGSEDSAADGHRDAMDSVRSGDVVIGLAVSGTTPYVEGALRASRNVGALTGLVTSNPDSPLAELADHVVVADTGPEVLTGSTRLKAGTATKVILNGFSTTLMVRMGRTYSNLMVAVVAGNRKLRERTLRILENVTGESPEESSRLLDDAGGDLRVAVVTSVAAVSAESAAAALQASHGSVRDAIRRLTGDG comes from the coding sequence ATGGCCACCACGTCCGAAGCCTCACGTCGCACCCCCGCCACGGAGGAGCGCAACCCTCGTTCGGCGGGTCTCGAGGACATGAGCACGATCCAGATCCTCGAACTGCTCAACGCCGAAGACCAGCGGGCGATCACGGCGGTCGCCGAGACGGTCCCGGCCCTCGGCGCACTCGTCGACGACGCCGTCGACCGTGTTCGGGGCGGCGGCCGCGTCCACTACTTCGGTGCCGGCACGTCGGGGCGACTCGGCGTGCTCGACGCTGCCGAGCTGGTGCCCACGTTCGGCATCGATCCCCTTCAGGTACAGGCGCACATCGCTGGCGGCGCGGAGGCGATCACGCGTGCCGTCGAAGGGTCCGAGGACTCCGCCGCGGACGGCCACCGCGATGCGATGGACTCGGTGCGGTCGGGCGATGTCGTGATCGGTCTCGCGGTCTCGGGCACCACGCCCTACGTCGAGGGAGCGTTGCGCGCATCTCGGAACGTCGGCGCTCTCACGGGACTGGTCACCAGCAATCCGGATTCTCCGCTGGCGGAGCTGGCCGACCACGTCGTGGTGGCCGACACCGGTCCCGAGGTGCTCACCGGCTCGACCCGCCTCAAGGCCGGAACGGCGACGAAAGTCATCCTGAACGGATTCTCCACGACTCTCATGGTCAGGATGGGGCGCACGTACTCGAATCTGATGGTGGCGGTGGTCGCCGGAAACAGGAAGCTCCGGGAGCGCACACTGCGTATTCTCGAGAACGTGACGGGGGAGTCGCCTGAGGAAAGCTCCCGGCTGCTCGACGACGCCGGAGGAGATCTCCGCGTCGCCGTCGTGACGTCCGTCGCAGCCGTGTCCGCAGAGTCGGCTGCTGCTGCCCTCCAGGCTTCCCACGGATCGGTGCGGGACGCCATCCGTCGGCTCACCGGGGACGGATGA
- a CDS encoding glucosamine-6-phosphate deaminase, giving the protein MTDVIIVPHLHAGGAAAATLLAAVLSQKPDMVLGVATGSTPLPIWSALAAMRLDMSRVSAFALDEYLDLPPGHPESYAAVVHREIAVPLGLNPRKVHTPDAQADLRDAPSAYESAIRAAGGIDVQVVGIGRNGHIGFNEPGSSLSGRTHIANLAAQTRRDNARFFESLDQVPTRCITQGVGTILDARRLILVASGRRKADAVAAALEGPVTASVPASALQLHPDVVAIVDEDAASRLSFADHYRMSAPHGDAA; this is encoded by the coding sequence GTGACAGACGTGATCATCGTCCCCCACCTTCACGCCGGGGGAGCGGCCGCAGCCACCCTCCTCGCGGCCGTCCTCTCACAGAAGCCCGACATGGTGCTCGGAGTCGCCACCGGATCGACGCCACTCCCGATCTGGTCAGCGCTCGCAGCCATGCGCCTCGACATGAGCAGGGTCTCGGCGTTCGCTCTCGACGAGTACCTCGACCTGCCGCCCGGACATCCGGAAAGCTATGCCGCCGTCGTGCACCGGGAGATCGCCGTGCCCCTCGGCTTGAATCCCCGGAAGGTGCACACTCCCGACGCTCAGGCCGACCTGCGTGACGCGCCGTCCGCATACGAATCAGCCATTCGAGCCGCGGGCGGCATCGACGTCCAGGTCGTCGGGATCGGCCGGAACGGCCACATCGGATTCAACGAACCGGGCTCGTCCCTCTCGGGCCGCACGCACATCGCGAACCTGGCCGCCCAGACCCGGCGCGACAATGCCCGCTTCTTCGAGTCTCTCGACCAGGTGCCCACCCGATGCATCACGCAAGGGGTGGGGACCATTCTCGATGCACGCCGACTGATCCTGGTCGCGTCCGGGCGACGGAAGGCGGATGCCGTCGCGGCGGCTCTCGAGGGACCGGTGACCGCCTCGGTTCCCGCGTCTGCCCTGCAGCTCCATCCCGACGTGGTGGCGATCGTGGACGAGGACGCGGCGAGTCGCCTGTCCTTCGCAGATCACTACCGGATGAGCGCACCACACGGCGATGCCGCATGA
- a CDS encoding N-acetylglucosamine kinase has protein sequence MAVIGIDLGGSGSRIAVVGDRRIEAEGPPFAVIGGHAAHADAVRALARRAPAGESVTAVAVSAAGLISLGDPDVLGEATATLWPDAVIVVVSDAVAAVMGAWGSTGGAIVAAGTGVIAFGTDFEQTWRRSDGWGHELGDDGGAAWIGARGLSAALRSVDGRPGASPALLDGLRERFGDPLRVPEAVRSAPNPASVLAAFAPQVSAAARRGDVIAQEIISAAARELAQTGLSVMGEAISPRLALVGGLSRDEVIAEAFTRHVRELGPDLVLAVDAGTPLDGAVAFAQRASTGAVRSRPPYLISLPPQRSHQSIGAS, from the coding sequence ATGGCGGTCATCGGGATCGATCTCGGCGGTTCGGGCTCCCGGATCGCTGTCGTGGGCGACCGTCGCATCGAGGCTGAGGGTCCCCCCTTCGCCGTCATCGGCGGGCACGCCGCGCACGCGGACGCCGTGCGTGCCCTCGCGCGGCGCGCGCCGGCCGGAGAGTCCGTGACAGCCGTGGCCGTCAGCGCGGCCGGCTTGATCTCGCTCGGGGATCCCGACGTGCTCGGCGAAGCGACCGCGACGCTCTGGCCGGATGCGGTGATCGTGGTCGTCTCGGACGCCGTTGCCGCCGTCATGGGGGCGTGGGGTTCGACCGGCGGTGCGATTGTCGCGGCCGGCACCGGAGTCATCGCCTTCGGCACCGACTTCGAACAGACCTGGCGGCGTTCGGACGGCTGGGGCCATGAGCTCGGGGACGACGGTGGCGCTGCGTGGATCGGCGCTCGGGGGCTGTCTGCCGCTCTGCGCTCAGTGGACGGCCGACCCGGTGCTTCCCCGGCACTCCTGGATGGCCTCCGCGAGCGGTTCGGCGACCCGCTCCGAGTCCCCGAGGCGGTGCGTTCCGCACCGAATCCCGCCAGCGTGCTCGCAGCGTTCGCGCCCCAGGTCTCCGCCGCGGCTCGCCGCGGCGACGTGATCGCACAGGAGATCATCTCTGCGGCAGCGCGAGAACTCGCCCAGACGGGGCTCAGCGTGATGGGCGAGGCGATCTCGCCGCGGCTTGCGCTCGTGGGCGGGCTCTCCCGCGACGAGGTGATCGCGGAGGCCTTCACACGACACGTCCGCGAGCTCGGGCCCGATCTCGTCCTCGCGGTCGACGCAGGGACTCCGCTCGATGGCGCGGTCGCCTTCGCTCAGCGCGCCTCGACGGGCGCCGTCCGCTCTCGCCCCCCATACCTCATCAGCCTTCCACCTCAGCGATCCCACCAATCCATAGGAGCATCATGA
- a CDS encoding FAD-binding and (Fe-S)-binding domain-containing protein, with protein MTLDPPPPALLEALRASGLAVADRVSDRLAAAHDGSPYRLVPAAVVRARSAGDVATVVAEARASGSSVTFRSGGTSLSGQAGSTGVIVDTRRAFRQITILDDGVAVRTGPGATVRQVNARLARHGRKLGPDPASEIACTIGGVVANNSSGMACGIRDNAYRTLDSVELVLPSGTTVDTSDPQADSLLEAREPDIHAGLLRLRDRIRGNPASVATVRRLHSIKNTMGYALNSFLDHDSSVDILEHLIVGSEGTLAFVASATFRTVPIRPHAATGLLVFDDLQDATSALPAIVDMGFATVELLDTASLRVAQSDPGTTEELRALHLDAHAALLVEFQEASADDLRARRETAHASLARHALTVPVLIDTDPDRRARLWRIRKGLFTAVAGSRPSGTTALLEDVAVPVDQLYSLCTGLVALFSAHGYDDGVIFGHAKDGNIHFMITERFDEPRSMERYARFTDDVVDLVLRHGGTLKAEHGTGRMMAPFLPRQVGDELYDVMCEVKRLIDPSGVLNPGVLISDDPQAHLRNLKVAPQVEPEVDRCVECGYCEPACPSSDLTLTPRERIALRREAAQASEAQDLTLVRALEAEYRYDGVETCAVDGMCQTACPVLIHTGDLVRRLRQEAATPAAERIGRLAAAHWDTATRSASVALSVAGALPSGISTAMSEVGRATLGRDVVPRYSADLPAGGSRRMPIANTDPEAVYFSSCTTTMFAPEPSGLGVREAFLSLCERAGVALAAPPEIGDLCCGTPWKSKGLVSGYHAMRDRVALVLVEATDSGRIPVICDAASCSEGLELLLDAAHASGIRTIDAVAFTAERILPSLPVTEILGSLALHPTCSSTRMSLDDAVMKVAERVARRVDIADDWQCCAFAGDRGMLHPELTASATSAEAAEVMSRRYDAYASVNRTCEIALSRATGRPYRHLLEILEQVTR; from the coding sequence ATGACGCTCGACCCACCGCCACCCGCACTGCTCGAAGCGCTACGGGCATCGGGGCTGGCCGTCGCCGATCGTGTCAGCGACCGACTGGCCGCGGCGCACGACGGGTCGCCCTACCGGCTGGTGCCCGCCGCCGTGGTGCGGGCACGAAGCGCCGGCGATGTGGCCACCGTCGTCGCTGAGGCGCGGGCATCCGGATCATCTGTGACCTTCAGGTCGGGGGGTACCAGCCTCAGCGGACAGGCCGGGTCGACGGGAGTCATCGTCGACACCAGGCGCGCATTCCGGCAGATCACGATCCTCGATGACGGCGTCGCAGTCCGCACCGGACCGGGGGCGACCGTCCGTCAGGTCAACGCCCGCCTTGCGCGGCACGGCCGCAAGCTCGGACCCGATCCCGCCAGCGAGATCGCCTGCACGATCGGCGGGGTCGTCGCCAACAACTCCAGCGGGATGGCCTGCGGCATCCGTGACAACGCGTACCGCACCCTCGACAGTGTGGAGTTGGTCCTCCCGAGCGGAACCACCGTCGACACGTCCGACCCCCAGGCGGACAGCCTGCTCGAGGCCCGCGAGCCTGACATCCACGCGGGACTCCTCCGCCTCCGCGACCGGATTCGCGGGAACCCGGCCTCGGTGGCGACCGTCAGGCGCCTGCACTCCATCAAGAACACGATGGGGTACGCACTGAACAGCTTCCTCGATCACGACAGTTCCGTGGACATCCTCGAGCACCTCATCGTGGGAAGCGAGGGAACCCTCGCGTTCGTCGCCTCAGCGACCTTCCGCACGGTGCCTATCCGACCGCACGCAGCGACGGGCCTGCTCGTGTTCGATGACCTCCAGGATGCGACCTCGGCGCTGCCGGCGATCGTGGACATGGGCTTCGCGACCGTGGAGCTCCTGGACACCGCCAGTCTCCGTGTCGCCCAGTCCGACCCCGGGACTACCGAGGAGCTGCGTGCGCTGCACCTGGATGCGCACGCTGCGCTTCTGGTCGAGTTCCAGGAAGCGAGCGCGGACGACCTTCGCGCACGCAGGGAGACGGCCCATGCGTCGCTCGCCCGCCATGCCCTGACCGTCCCCGTGCTCATCGACACCGATCCCGATCGTCGGGCACGCCTCTGGCGCATCCGAAAAGGTCTCTTCACCGCCGTCGCCGGGTCGCGTCCGTCGGGCACGACGGCGCTGCTCGAGGACGTCGCCGTTCCCGTCGACCAGCTGTACTCCCTCTGCACGGGGCTCGTCGCGCTCTTCTCAGCCCACGGCTACGACGACGGGGTGATCTTCGGTCACGCCAAAGACGGCAACATCCACTTCATGATCACCGAACGCTTCGACGAGCCGCGTTCGATGGAGCGGTACGCACGATTCACCGACGATGTGGTCGACCTCGTGCTCAGGCACGGCGGCACGCTCAAAGCCGAACACGGCACCGGGCGGATGATGGCGCCATTCCTCCCCCGCCAGGTCGGAGACGAACTCTACGACGTGATGTGCGAGGTCAAGCGGCTCATCGACCCGAGCGGCGTGCTCAATCCGGGGGTGCTGATCAGCGATGACCCTCAGGCGCACCTGCGAAATCTCAAGGTCGCTCCGCAGGTGGAACCCGAGGTGGACCGCTGCGTCGAGTGCGGGTACTGCGAGCCGGCGTGCCCGAGCAGCGACCTCACCCTGACGCCCCGTGAACGGATCGCCCTGCGCCGCGAGGCCGCCCAGGCGTCGGAGGCGCAGGACCTCACGCTGGTGCGCGCTCTCGAGGCCGAGTACCGGTACGACGGCGTCGAGACCTGCGCCGTGGACGGCATGTGCCAGACCGCATGTCCCGTCCTCATCCACACCGGCGATCTGGTCCGCCGACTGCGTCAGGAAGCGGCGACACCGGCTGCCGAACGCATCGGCCGTCTGGCAGCCGCCCATTGGGACACCGCGACTCGCAGCGCCTCGGTCGCGCTGAGCGTTGCCGGTGCGCTGCCCTCGGGAATCTCCACCGCGATGAGCGAGGTCGGGAGGGCGACCCTGGGCCGCGATGTCGTGCCCCGGTACTCCGCCGATCTGCCTGCGGGCGGCTCGCGGCGGATGCCCATCGCGAACACGGATCCGGAAGCCGTCTACTTCTCCAGCTGCACCACGACGATGTTCGCCCCCGAACCCTCCGGTCTGGGCGTCCGAGAGGCCTTCCTCTCGCTGTGCGAGCGAGCAGGCGTCGCGCTGGCCGCTCCGCCCGAGATCGGAGACCTCTGCTGCGGCACGCCGTGGAAGTCCAAGGGCCTGGTGTCGGGGTATCACGCCATGCGAGACCGCGTCGCGCTCGTGCTCGTGGAAGCGACCGACAGCGGTCGGATACCCGTCATCTGCGACGCCGCGTCCTGCAGCGAAGGCCTCGAACTGCTCCTGGATGCCGCACACGCCAGCGGCATCCGAACGATCGATGCCGTGGCCTTCACCGCCGAACGGATCCTTCCCTCCCTGCCGGTCACAGAGATCCTGGGCAGCCTGGCGCTGCACCCGACATGCTCCTCGACTCGCATGTCGCTCGACGACGCGGTCATGAAGGTCGCCGAACGGGTCGCGCGACGCGTCGACATCGCCGACGACTGGCAATGCTGCGCCTTCGCAGGCGACCGCGGGATGCTGCATCCAGAACTCACCGCCTCGGCGACCTCCGCGGAAGCAGCCGAGGTGATGAGCCGGCGCTACGACGCGTACGCCTCCGTCAACCGCACCTGTGAGATCGCCCTCAGCCGCGCCACAGGCCGGCCCTACCGGCACCTGCTCGAAATCCTCGAGCAGGTGACCAGGTAG
- a CDS encoding serine hydrolase domain-containing protein, whose protein sequence is MGSLQAQLQALLEDGLEQSLYSGAAAGITVGGERHIAYAGTHARDDLTPVRADTVFDLASVSKTFTAAVITRLAAQGRVNLDEPVATVLPVGTGPGAERITLRMLLTHVSGLPAESFIWRDVSTPPPDRMRALLATALESEPDEVYRYSCVGYIAAGAVAERATGSTLPSLLDELITQPLHLTSVRYGPVDPARAAATEAQPWAGAGMLRGEVHDELNRYLGGCVGNAGLFGSAEDVLAFAESFTDDRLYESQARTWMTTDGLRPHHGSAFGQALGPALNDAAFLGDVEAFGHVGFTGTMWLADPRRRLAAALLTNNVHPHRDHADLTEFRQRFSSWAASRAGAI, encoded by the coding sequence ATGGGCAGCCTCCAGGCTCAGTTGCAGGCTCTGCTCGAGGACGGTCTCGAGCAGAGCCTGTACTCGGGCGCGGCCGCGGGCATCACTGTGGGTGGTGAACGACACATCGCCTACGCCGGGACGCATGCCAGGGACGATCTGACGCCGGTGCGGGCAGACACCGTTTTCGATCTCGCGTCCGTGTCGAAGACCTTCACTGCCGCCGTGATCACGCGGCTGGCGGCGCAGGGTCGGGTGAACCTGGACGAACCGGTCGCGACCGTCCTCCCCGTCGGGACGGGACCGGGCGCCGAGCGGATCACGCTGCGGATGCTGCTGACCCACGTCTCGGGCCTGCCGGCGGAATCCTTCATCTGGCGAGACGTCTCGACTCCCCCGCCGGACCGGATGCGCGCGCTCCTGGCCACGGCACTCGAGAGCGAACCGGACGAGGTCTACAGATACTCCTGCGTCGGCTACATCGCCGCCGGTGCGGTCGCCGAGCGGGCGACGGGAAGCACGCTGCCGTCACTGCTCGACGAACTCATCACGCAGCCCCTCCACCTGACATCGGTCCGATACGGACCTGTCGACCCCGCCCGGGCGGCTGCCACCGAGGCCCAGCCGTGGGCAGGGGCCGGGATGCTGCGGGGCGAGGTGCACGACGAGCTGAACCGCTATCTGGGCGGGTGCGTCGGCAACGCGGGCCTGTTCGGATCCGCCGAGGACGTGCTCGCGTTCGCAGAGAGCTTCACAGACGATCGCCTCTACGAATCGCAAGCCCGTACCTGGATGACGACGGACGGCTTGCGACCACATCACGGGTCGGCGTTCGGTCAGGCTCTCGGACCGGCGCTAAACGATGCAGCGTTCCTCGGCGATGTCGAAGCGTTCGGTCATGTGGGTTTCACCGGGACGATGTGGCTCGCCGATCCCCGCCGCCGACTTGCCGCGGCCCTGCTCACGAACAACGTCCATCCCCATCGGGATCACGCCGACCTCACCGAGTTCCGGCAGCGATTCAGCAGCTGGGCCGCCAGCAGAGCGGGAGCGATCTGA